DNA sequence from the Peromyscus eremicus unplaced genomic scaffold, PerEre_H2_v1 PerEre#2#chrX_unloc_1, whole genome shotgun sequence genome:
aggGATAGAGACATGATCAAGCTTTTAACACAAGTTCATTACCTGGACCAAGATCAGGTTTTGGATGACTTCCAGTAATTCTTGCAAGAAGCTCCAAGGGTTTAACCTTCTTGGGAACCAGAATGAACATTCATATAcccagaggaagacagacagacagacacacacacacacacacaaacacacaaacacacacacacacacacacacacacacacacacgtagcataattaaaataaaagcaaatctttaaactaatttttaatcatgaatgtttttctattttaattttgataatatGGGTTTTGAGGCATCTAAAAGATTACAGAGTTTTTCTCCATCATGAATTAGTCCATGtaaaagaaagcaagcatgtagaCTTGAAGTCAGAGTACTCTATCATTTTCAGTCtgtgaaaatatttgagaagagTTAGAAAATGGTACCCTGCTGGAAGAAATCAGTTTTGAGGGTTGGCCTGAGTATTTACATATGCACACCATTTCCAATttacactttctgctttctgctgcaGGACAAGAATGTGAATTCTTAGCTGCCTGCTTTGGCTGCAATGTCtgacacttgtttccatgccACATTTACAGGGTTCATGTATtgctctggaaccaagggccaaattaaatCCTTTTCTCAGTTCACTTAGATATGATCCATTACCAAAGGAATAGAAAAGCAATGatacacatctatgaaattttacaccagaatttattatttcatgtatttgaagagaagtgTCTTCTAGAAGTGTGTAGGTCAGTTAGCCttcaaaagcagaaactcaaaaAGATGGAAAGTGATGGGCACGGTAGTGCACACCcttaatgccagtactcaggagtcagaagcacGTGTATCTCtttcagtttcaggccagcctgctctacaaaatgagttccaggacatccagggatatgtaaaaaccctgtctcagttaccttatcatttaaatttataggccTTTTGTCCATATTAGTTGACATGTGTGAACAaaataagaagagacattataatgcttgaacagattgttgactgtttagattttttccaaaataattaattttgtgtaATTGAATGTAAGTATGTGGCCTGAAATCATaacaattcatatatattcagattGCCTTTGGTATGAGTTATTTTCAGGACCTCAAAGTCTAATGTTATATGCAAAGACTTTAAGAGACCAATTACACACTAAACTACAGTTTTAGGGTTGCTCTGTGTTGTGACTAggcattaccacattgattacattcttagggtttttctccagtatgtgttatttAATATACTTGAAGATGATTGGGCTGTgctaaggctttaccacactgtttacattcatatggtttctctcaattatgtgttctttcattaaaTTGAAGAGCACTATGatgaacaaaggctttaccacagtgatcaCAATTGTATGCTTCACTCCAGTATGcgttatattataatttttagaTGAGAGTGATGACCAAAGGATTGtagaacactgattacattcatagggtttctttccaaTAGGTGtaatttcatgcctttgaagatgacagtgttgtgcaaaggctttttcccactgattacattcatagggtttctctccaatacgtgtttttgtatgcctttgaagtTCACTATTACATACAAGGGCTTtaacacattgtttacattcatagggtttttatCCCATGTGTACTTTCATGCAATTAAAGAGCATTGTGAcaaacaaaggctttaccacactgattacattcatagggttactCTCCAGtaagtgttcttttatgtacatgAAGATAACTAggctgtgcaaaggttttaccacattgtttacattcatagtatttgtctccagtatgtattctttcatgcctttgatgATGAGAGTgacaagcaaaggctttaccacactgattacatttatagggtttctctcctgtatgtgttcttttgtgtacttgaagattatatgactgtgtaaaggctttaccacattgattacattcatagggtttctctccagtatgtgttcttttatgcctttgaagatcactCTGTcgagcaaaggctttatcacactgattacatttatacggtttctctccagtatgtgttctttcatgctgttgaagagcactgtgttgagcaaaggctttaccacactgattacatttatagggtttctctcctgtatgtgttcttttgtgtacttgaagattacatggctgtgtaaaggctttaccacactgattacattcatagggtttctctcccgtatgtgttcttttatgtacttgaagatgactggaatgtacaaaagctttaccacattgtttacattcaaaggatttctctccagtatgtgttcttttatgtacttgaagatgactagaatatacaaaagctttaccacattgtttacatttatagggtttctctctagtatgtgttcttgcATGCAAATaaagagcactgtgttgagcaaaggctttaccacactgattacatttatagggtttctctcctgtatgtattcttttgtgtacttgaagattatatggctgtgtaaaggctttaccacattgattacattcatagggtttctctccagtatgtgttcttttatgtacttgaagatgagtggggtgtgcaaaggctttaccataatgattatattcatagggtttctctccagtatgtgttttttcatgCCTTTGAGGATGACTATGATATTCAAAGGATTTACCATACTCAATATATTCATATGATTTCTCtgtagtatgacttctttcatgcctgcaagaataattgaaacatttaaaagcttTACTTCATTCATTACATTGTTGAGTATTTATATcttcatgaattaattttacaatttggtctaAGTATAAAGAGAACTGAGATCTTAAGGTTGTAACATGTTGTTTAGAGTCTTGTTGTTTCCCTGCATTAAGGATGACTTTGCATATTTGAATATGCCTTGATGGTAAGAGCCTTTATTACCTGGCTAATATTTGTGGCATCATTGTTCTCTGTGGTTTTTAACATGTTTGAAGAGAACTGGGAGAATTTGGACATTTATGCCCCTTGTTCCATTGATAAAGTTACCTATATTGTGAGTCATGCTACATTTTCAATGTGAACCAGGACAAACAGAAGCATTTACAGAGTCCTAGAACTCTTTGGGCCTTTCTGATGGTATATTCTCAATGAAGCTGGAAAACCAATTGTTtgtaaacttgaatcacattcaacAAGTTTACTCAACATTGGATTACTACATGTCTTGTAGGTGTTCTGAGATTGAGAGATGTACattgcttcttccatgtccttatgttTTTATGGCTGGTATTCAAAGTGACATATAatataactattaaagaaagaataacaccaagaatatttccacatttcatttacagttggactttctgttcctcaTCAACATGTGGTATAGGGAATAATGTTTCTCTacaacaaccaccactttactctTGACTCTAACTACCTATTTAACTAAAATTAGCAAAGACAGAACCACTATATGAGTAACtatactatggactatttgcttattacaaggttgtgtatatattcttatcacatattcaatgagtatatcttttgtaatatgaaataCTTTGAAACTAAATGGATTGCCATTTGTACAGCATAGTTTTGATGATGCTATTATTCAAATGGTGATTTGTCATAGGCATTTTtgtcttccttcttaaaagaatcacTTGCAAACACAATTCACTTACCTGCCATGTGTCTTTATGAGCATTTAGTGATCATCAATGCATTTTAAGCTGTAATTATTTACactgtttcatttaattaaaacatccatataaattatgtatatccAGAGGCCCATTTCTATGAGCCtttacaagaaaattaccttccatgtttttgagaactttgacaatgttcttcaacttcaagatttTCCCAGTTGTAGCCTAaaacataggacaagaaaatatatgaaatacGACAGGATACTGAAAATTTTACATTACTACCTTCAGAGATCCTTATAACCAAATCTGATTTATTCACCTTGTTTTTCCTCATTCTCAAACAGAGTTGCAGAAGAGCATCAATAACTAAGAAACTGTTGtccctttatttaaaatgtggaGGTAAATTTATAGTATTACCTATAGCTGTGAGGTTCAtataggtctccagcatcacatctttgtagagattcttctgtgaaGGATCCATCAATGCCCATTCTTCCTGAGTGATGTCGACATGCACCTcattataggtcactgcattctaaaatatgtcATACATAAATATGCCAaccatatgtataaaacaaaaagaatgatacaacattgtaaatgtgtgcttctttgaGAATATAGCCACATAATTCTGCTTATAGCTACACAAATTCTATAACTCAGACAttacaatgaaatcaaattacttCACAAATAAACTGAATAGGAGGTTGACCTCTATTATTTCTGAATGCTCTGAAAAGGATaccaccttgcaagagaaatgcctattaacagagatagagagacaagcAAACACTTCAACAGTACTGAGCACCCATCAGAGAAATTATATAAACAATTATTAACTACAGAGAAGATTTGTAAGCTGAGTATGTTgactcac
Encoded proteins:
- the LOC131900928 gene encoding zinc finger protein 431-like translates to MADLGNPDKNAVTYNEVHVDITQEEWALMDPSQKNLYKDVMLETYMNLTAIGYNWENLEVEEHCQSSQKHGRHEKTHTGEKPYEYNHYGKAFAHPTHLQVHKRTHTGEKPYECNQCGKAFTQPYNLQVHKRIHTGEKPY